From a region of the bacterium genome:
- a CDS encoding DUF58 domain-containing protein, with the protein MLDAGCWRIEHRGLFGGGGGWAMIPKEILRQIHRIEITTSRLVNDIFGGQYESVFKGRGMEFSEVREYQPGDDIRTIDWNVTARFGQPFVKKFVEERELTVMLIVDSSGSQHFGTRKKLKAEIAAEISSVLAFSAIKNNDRVGLISFTDQIELFIPPKKGASHILRLIREILYHKPEGRGTEIKIALDYLNEVIKRRAVVFLISDFKGSDFDHVLKVTNKHHDLIAIRLVDPVEKELPALGRIQLEDAETGEITLINTAYQAVRDAYSSLNLEKTQALKNLLQSISLDWIEISTEKSYVKPLINFFQTRARRFR; encoded by the coding sequence ATGCTCGATGCTGGATGCTGGAGGATCGAGCATCGAGGATTGTTTGGTGGCGGGGGAGGTTGGGCTATGATCCCCAAGGAAATTTTAAGACAAATTCACCGCATTGAAATCACCACTTCCCGGCTGGTTAATGACATCTTCGGCGGACAGTATGAATCTGTCTTTAAGGGCCGGGGAATGGAGTTTTCAGAAGTCAGGGAATATCAACCCGGCGATGATATTAGAACCATTGACTGGAATGTGACCGCCCGCTTTGGTCAGCCCTTTGTTAAGAAGTTTGTTGAAGAAAGGGAGCTGACGGTTATGCTTATAGTAGATTCAAGTGGTTCGCAGCATTTCGGCACCCGGAAGAAACTTAAGGCTGAAATTGCGGCTGAAATCTCGTCTGTGTTGGCCTTCTCAGCGATCAAAAATAATGACCGGGTAGGCTTAATCAGTTTTACTGATCAGATAGAACTTTTTATCCCCCCCAAAAAAGGCGCCAGTCATATCTTGCGATTAATTCGTGAGATACTCTATCATAAACCCGAGGGGAGAGGAACTGAGATAAAAATCGCTCTCGATTATCTAAACGAGGTGATTAAACGCCGGGCCGTCGTCTTTTTGATCTCTGATTTTAAGGGGTCTGACTTTGACCATGTCTTAAAGGTGACTAATAAACACCACGATCTGATTGCCATCCGGTTGGTTGATCCTGTGGAAAAAGAATTACCCGCTCTGGGCAGAATTCAATTGGAAGATGCAGAAACCGGCGAGATTACTCTCATCAATACCGCCTACCAGGCCGTAAGAGACGCCTATTCTTCACTTAACCTCGAGAAAACTCAAGCCCTAAAAAATCTCCTCCAGTCCATCTCCCTTGACTGGATCGAGATCTCCACCGAGAAGTCCTATGTGAAGCCCTTGATCAATTTCTTTCAGACCAGAGCCAGGAGATTTAGATAG
- a CDS encoding BatD family protein, whose amino-acid sequence MYVLIIYFLWTTARVESDEPPVKVAAEVDQTTILIGDRITYKVTVEADPEVDLVPPDATANLAGFEIKDYKVSGPKKSWWTKKVVTVYEYTFTIFATGEYEIPPLLVEYTYPKAQRLKSEPPPNQETEEIKHSVSTKAIKILVEGVKPSIDNKDDIRDIKSPLSIPYSRLFYLVLASILLVIGGAIGGYLFYQRRKVREVVSAPLRSPEEIAYERLKNLNGSNLLAEGKLKKYYIILSETIRAYLEAKFEIPVLDRTTNELYEEMRQAELDQSFCHKVKDFLEQCDLVKFAKYRPTRVTIEADFETGWSIVRASPKPQTPEVWQTPDV is encoded by the coding sequence ATGTACGTGCTTATAATCTATTTCCTCTGGACTACTGCCAGGGTTGAATCAGATGAACCGCCGGTCAAAGTTGCGGCTGAGGTGGATCAGACTACCATACTTATTGGGGATAGAATAACCTATAAGGTGACGGTTGAGGCTGATCCGGAAGTAGATCTCGTCCCCCCTGATGCCACGGCTAATCTGGCCGGGTTTGAGATTAAGGACTATAAGGTAAGTGGACCTAAGAAAAGTTGGTGGACAAAGAAGGTTGTTACTGTCTATGAATATACCTTCACCATCTTTGCTACCGGCGAATATGAAATCCCGCCTCTCCTTGTTGAGTATACCTACCCAAAAGCCCAGCGTCTAAAGTCTGAGCCGCCTCCTAATCAAGAGACTGAAGAAATAAAACATTCGGTTTCGACCAAGGCGATCAAGATATTAGTTGAGGGGGTGAAGCCTTCGATAGACAATAAGGATGACATCCGGGACATAAAATCGCCTTTATCTATTCCTTATTCCCGGCTCTTTTATCTTGTCCTGGCCAGTATCCTTCTGGTAATAGGGGGAGCCATTGGTGGGTATCTCTTTTATCAACGAAGAAAGGTTAGAGAGGTGGTGTCTGCCCCCCTCCGCTCTCCGGAAGAGATAGCCTACGAGAGACTTAAAAACCTTAATGGGAGCAACCTGCTGGCTGAGGGTAAGCTAAAGAAATACTATATCATCCTCTCCGAGACTATCAGGGCTTATCTTGAGGCCAAATTCGAGATTCCGGTTCTGGATCGGACGACTAATGAACTATATGAAGAGATGCGGCAGGCTGAACTTGACCAGTCTTTCTGTCATAAGGTCAAAGATTTCCTGGAGCAATGCGATCTGGTCAAGTTTGCCAAATACCGGCCGACACGTGTAACCATCGAGGCTGACTTTGAAACCGGCTGGTCAATTGTAAGAGCTAGCCCCAAACCCCAGACACCAGAAGTCTGGCAGACTCCTGATGTCTAA
- a CDS encoding CBS domain-containing protein, with translation MKIRSTTMEVRKMDVRVITIPVKEIMTPNPFTIAEDKTIAEAAKSMEQRRIGCLLVDQQGETVGIITETDITRKVVAKGINPKETKVGEVMSQPVRSVNQDTPVNEVYQPMAAYGVRHLMVTDENKKAVGIVSVRDILYPRIVSSP, from the coding sequence ATGAAGATACGTAGCACCACTATGGAGGTGAGGAAAATGGATGTGAGGGTGATTACTATACCGGTAAAAGAGATAATGACGCCCAATCCTTTCACGATAGCTGAGGACAAAACAATAGCCGAAGCCGCGAAAAGTATGGAACAACGTAGGATAGGCTGTCTTTTAGTTGACCAACAGGGGGAGACGGTAGGGATCATCACTGAAACTGATATTACCCGCAAGGTAGTGGCCAAAGGGATCAACCCGAAAGAAACAAAGGTGGGAGAGGTGATGAGCCAGCCAGTCCGAAGTGTTAACCAGGATACACCTGTCAATGAGGTTTATCAGCCTATGGCGGCCTATGGGGTCCGTCATCTGATGGTAACTGATGAGAATAAGAAGGCGGTAGGTATAGTCTCCGTCCGGGATATTCTCTATCCCCGGATAGTATCTTCTCCATAA
- a CDS encoding ATPase, with protein SEEELEAQFKRHDFIYLQKNSIEFALKQGLKQGIEQGIEQGIKRGIQQGLEKGKNEKAIEIAKTLLSLGDDIEKVSKATGLPIGEVKNLANRT; from the coding sequence GAGTGAAGAAGAGCTGGAAGCACAGTTTAAAAGGCACGATTTTATCTACCTCCAAAAGAATTCCATCGAGTTTGCCTTAAAACAGGGCTTAAAACAAGGCATAGAACAAGGCATAGAACAAGGCATAAAACGAGGCATACAGCAAGGACTGGAAAAAGGCAAAAATGAAAAGGCAATAGAGATCGCGAAAACTCTCCTAAGTTTGGGAGATGACATTGAGAAAGTATCAAAAGCTACTGGTTTACCAATAGGCGAAGTTAAAAATCTTGCAAATAGAACTTAG
- a CDS encoding CBS domain-containing protein has protein sequence MLRILSLDPVEGIMTHNPVIIPKDKNVEEAAGIMANRKIRCVLIGEKGQIIGILTETDIIRKVVAKELEPSRVKVGEVMSSPPLSVSSKTPIEKVYQTMSDKHIRHLMITDQGKEVGIVSAKDLVCLTAEEMEKYWYNERF, from the coding sequence ATGCTTAGAATATTATCATTAGACCCTGTGGAGGGGATAATGACCCATAATCCGGTTATTATCCCTAAAGATAAGAATGTGGAAGAGGCAGCCGGGATAATGGCTAATCGGAAGATTAGGTGTGTCTTGATTGGAGAAAAGGGGCAAATAATTGGCATTCTAACAGAGACTGATATTATTCGAAAGGTAGTGGCTAAAGAACTCGAGCCAAGCCGGGTTAAGGTAGGGGAAGTGATGAGCAGTCCTCCTCTTTCTGTCAGTTCCAAGACCCCTATCGAGAAGGTTTATCAGACTATGTCCGATAAACATATTCGCCATTTAATGATTACTGATCAAGGCAAGGAAGTAGGTATTGTTTCAGCCAAGGACCTGGTCTGTTTAACCGCTGAGGAGATGGAGAAGTACTGGTATAATGAGAGGTTCTAA